In Seleniivibrio woodruffii, a single window of DNA contains:
- a CDS encoding UDP-N-acetylglucosamine--N-acetylmuramyl-(pentapeptide) pyrophosphoryl-undecaprenol N-acetylglucosamine transferase produces the protein MKRLVIAGGGTGGHLYPGIAVAQYLKDKDVECFFIVSDRGLERKVLSGLGYGFYEQKETPLKGVSLGTRVKSLFRLLGEIKKCFSLIKKGDTVLLTGGFASAAAAFVAVVKRNRLYIHEQNSVMGLTNRIFAGFCDKVFLSFPETANAAGNTVVAGNPVRAEFKNIKPLEKGGKRILVMGGSQGSRLVNNLVAGAAGALLDKGYAIYHQAGGKLLDETKKKYIEFGLMDHENLTLAGYIDNVAEALENCDIVIARSGSGTVFEVTNAGRYAIYVPFKAAADNHQFYNALYAEKQKGAKVIAEDSANIGKLLEAIEDYENNCDLYIESVKNMKKYESAVIMAGGMNIG, from the coding sequence ATGAAAAGGCTTGTAATAGCGGGTGGGGGAACAGGCGGACACCTTTATCCGGGTATCGCCGTTGCGCAGTATCTTAAAGATAAGGATGTCGAGTGTTTTTTTATCGTGTCCGACAGAGGACTTGAGCGCAAGGTGCTCTCAGGTCTGGGATACGGCTTTTATGAGCAGAAGGAGACCCCTTTGAAGGGTGTCAGCCTCGGAACAAGGGTAAAGTCACTGTTCAGACTGCTGGGCGAGATAAAAAAATGCTTCTCACTGATAAAAAAGGGCGACACAGTTCTCCTTACTGGCGGATTCGCATCTGCGGCTGCGGCTTTCGTTGCCGTGGTTAAGAGGAACAGGCTCTACATCCACGAGCAGAACAGTGTGATGGGGCTTACCAACAGAATATTCGCAGGATTCTGCGACAAGGTGTTTTTATCGTTTCCTGAAACTGCTAATGCGGCGGGAAACACTGTTGTGGCGGGCAATCCCGTCAGAGCGGAATTTAAGAATATAAAACCCCTTGAGAAGGGCGGAAAACGCATTCTGGTCATGGGCGGTTCACAGGGTTCCAGACTGGTTAACAACCTTGTGGCGGGTGCGGCCGGAGCACTTCTTGACAAAGGATATGCGATATATCATCAGGCGGGCGGGAAACTGCTGGATGAAACAAAGAAAAAATACATCGAGTTTGGGCTTATGGATCATGAGAACCTGACCCTGGCCGGATATATAGACAACGTTGCGGAAGCTCTTGAGAACTGTGACATAGTTATCGCCAGAAGCGGCTCAGGGACAGTGTTTGAAGTGACAAACGCCGGACGTTACGCCATATACGTTCCCTTTAAGGCGGCGGCGGACAACCATCAGTTCTACAATGCTCTGTATGCTGAGAAACAGAAGGGCGCAAAAGTTATTGCCGAAGATTCGGCAAATATCGGAAAACTTTTAGAAGCCATTGAAGATTATGAGAATAACTGCGATTTATATATAGAATCAGTTAAAAACATGAAAAAGTATGAAAGTGCCGTAATTATGGCAGGGGGAATGAACATTGGATAA
- the murD gene encoding UDP-N-acetylmuramoyl-L-alanine--D-glutamate ligase codes for MKAAILGYGKSGKAAETLLKLEGYSDITVYDDGDNAFKNISEFTDTYDIVAVSPGVNLRKYPNAPKSFTSEIELAQKRKPAGARVVGITGTNGKSTVTAITAQVLTKAGIKSEACGNIGLTYGECVLGEPQDCYVVELSSFQTGMLHEFQADCAIVTNLAEDHMDRYRDMDDYADDKMNLVKYIKEGGRLIIEDEAYLVKKTSFYKGETVKIDPALKSFPVLDGTKLDFGRFYADISKFPLSGGHNIMNLSYALLAADALCKFNGDVSYLVADLKGLAHRCEYVDTINGVDWINDSKGTNLHSTLTALKGFEKGVNVILGGKDKNGDFSVLVDVLNEKASLVVAYGKAGEKIENTLKDAVKVPVIRVKDMVEAVDVCFKHAKAGEKVVLSPACASFDLYRGFEHRGEHFCELVKALKKG; via the coding sequence ATGAAAGCGGCAATATTAGGCTACGGAAAAAGCGGCAAAGCGGCTGAAACGCTTCTGAAACTGGAAGGATACAGTGATATCACCGTCTACGACGACGGTGATAACGCATTTAAGAATATAAGCGAGTTTACTGATACTTACGACATAGTGGCGGTGAGCCCCGGTGTCAATCTGAGAAAGTATCCCAATGCGCCTAAGAGCTTTACCAGCGAGATTGAGCTGGCGCAGAAGAGAAAACCCGCAGGCGCAAGGGTTGTCGGGATAACCGGAACCAACGGAAAATCTACCGTGACAGCTATTACCGCACAGGTACTCACAAAGGCTGGCATAAAGTCCGAGGCGTGCGGAAACATCGGCCTGACATACGGCGAATGTGTTCTGGGGGAACCGCAGGACTGCTACGTTGTTGAACTTTCGAGCTTCCAGACGGGAATGCTCCATGAGTTTCAGGCGGACTGCGCAATAGTCACCAATCTGGCCGAAGACCACATGGACAGATACCGTGACATGGACGACTATGCCGACGACAAGATGAATCTGGTGAAATACATTAAAGAGGGCGGCAGGCTGATAATCGAGGATGAAGCGTACCTCGTGAAGAAAACCTCCTTCTACAAGGGCGAAACGGTTAAAATTGACCCTGCTTTGAAGAGTTTCCCCGTTCTTGACGGAACGAAACTTGATTTCGGCAGGTTCTATGCTGATATATCAAAATTCCCGCTGAGCGGCGGGCATAACATAATGAACCTTTCGTATGCCCTGCTTGCGGCGGATGCGCTCTGCAAATTTAACGGAGATGTAAGCTATCTGGTCGCAGATTTGAAGGGGCTTGCACACAGATGTGAGTATGTGGACACCATAAACGGTGTGGACTGGATAAACGATTCCAAAGGAACAAACCTCCACAGCACGCTGACGGCTCTGAAAGGCTTTGAAAAGGGCGTGAACGTTATTCTCGGCGGAAAGGACAAGAACGGGGATTTCTCGGTTCTTGTGGATGTGCTCAATGAAAAAGCATCGCTCGTGGTTGCTTACGGCAAAGCGGGCGAAAAGATAGAAAATACTCTGAAAGATGCGGTCAAAGTGCCCGTTATCAGGGTTAAGGATATGGTTGAGGCGGTTGACGTGTGCTTTAAGCATGCGAAGGCGGGCGAAAAGGTGGTTCTGTCACCTGCATGCGCCAGCTTCGATCTTTACAGAGGCTTCGAACACAGAGGCGAACACTTCTGTGAGCTTGTAAAAGCACTTAAAAAAGGGTGA
- a CDS encoding peptidoglycan D,D-transpeptidase FtsI family protein: MLKTENSRLTFFSWFAVFIFCLMGAKVVYLQTAQNDFYAGKATRQSKGVMESTKGRGLILDANGSPLALNKKSASLYVFPEELKNRQAFIDRLRREGIKISAGKKRRIMNGKGFVWITRNVEVADAKRIQEEIPEIEYVLEEQRFYPERKLAASIVGFTGIDNEGLNGVEYRYNDVLEGSKFQLLAMRDNKGKRIIFEDPQKKKDVDTVVYLTIDEYLQGLSEEILRQDTAEFMADKGMAIAMDAQTGEIIFAASSGGFDPNEFRKSPQSEWKNYPASFLYEPGSIFKPVLFSLLLDKHNLNTNRAIDCENGMYTLYGHTIKDVSKSGILSVEQVLIKSSNIGMVKLSDGISKKEFYEYIKSLGFGDKTGISGVIEEEGLVRNYKRWSGLSKPSISIGQEILVTPLQMVRFYGAIANGGMLMNPKIVKKVEKGGETFTPKNKEERVFSEATAKRIQGLLEKVVKEGTGKNAYSDYVEIGGKTGTGQRIDTETGTYSKTGYVASFAGVFPADNPKIAMVVVYKEPKSSIYGGVTAARTFRSLAEQVSMHLGLKRSYVYESVPTS; this comes from the coding sequence ATGTTAAAAACTGAGAACAGCCGGCTAACGTTCTTTTCATGGTTCGCCGTTTTCATCTTCTGCCTTATGGGGGCGAAGGTGGTTTACCTTCAGACGGCGCAAAACGACTTTTATGCGGGTAAGGCAACCCGACAGTCGAAAGGCGTTATGGAGAGCACAAAGGGAAGGGGGCTTATTCTGGATGCGAACGGCAGCCCGCTCGCACTGAATAAGAAGTCCGCTTCCCTTTATGTTTTTCCGGAAGAGCTGAAAAACCGTCAGGCCTTTATAGACAGGCTCCGCAGGGAAGGAATAAAGATTTCCGCCGGCAAAAAACGCAGGATAATGAACGGCAAAGGGTTTGTCTGGATAACCAGAAACGTTGAGGTAGCCGACGCAAAGAGGATTCAGGAGGAGATACCCGAGATAGAGTATGTCCTTGAAGAACAGAGATTCTACCCCGAGCGCAAGCTTGCGGCTTCTATAGTGGGCTTCACCGGAATAGACAACGAAGGCCTTAACGGCGTTGAATACAGATATAACGATGTGCTTGAGGGGAGCAAGTTTCAGCTCCTTGCAATGCGGGACAACAAGGGTAAAAGGATAATCTTTGAAGATCCGCAGAAGAAAAAAGACGTTGATACGGTAGTGTACCTTACAATAGACGAATACCTACAGGGTCTGTCAGAAGAGATTCTCCGGCAGGACACGGCTGAGTTCATGGCCGACAAGGGCATGGCTATCGCAATGGATGCACAGACAGGGGAAATAATATTTGCCGCGTCCTCCGGAGGGTTTGATCCCAACGAGTTCCGCAAATCTCCCCAGAGCGAATGGAAGAACTATCCGGCCAGTTTCCTTTACGAACCGGGTTCAATCTTCAAGCCTGTTCTGTTCTCGCTGCTTCTGGACAAGCACAACCTGAACACAAACAGGGCGATAGACTGTGAGAACGGGATGTACACCCTTTACGGACACACCATTAAAGACGTGTCCAAAAGCGGGATACTGAGTGTTGAGCAGGTGCTTATCAAGTCCAGCAACATAGGTATGGTAAAACTGTCCGACGGAATCAGCAAAAAGGAATTTTACGAATATATCAAGTCTCTGGGATTCGGCGACAAAACCGGAATTTCCGGTGTAATCGAGGAAGAGGGGCTTGTGCGCAACTATAAAAGATGGTCGGGGCTGAGCAAGCCTTCGATATCCATAGGTCAGGAGATTCTGGTAACACCGCTCCAGATGGTGAGGTTCTACGGAGCCATAGCCAACGGCGGAATGCTTATGAATCCCAAAATAGTTAAGAAGGTTGAGAAGGGCGGCGAAACCTTTACCCCCAAGAACAAAGAGGAGAGGGTTTTCAGCGAAGCAACTGCCAAACGCATTCAGGGACTGCTTGAGAAGGTTGTTAAGGAAGGAACCGGAAAGAACGCTTACTCAGACTATGTCGAGATAGGCGGAAAGACCGGAACCGGACAGAGAATAGACACGGAAACAGGAACATACAGCAAGACGGGATATGTCGCCAGCTTTGCGGGCGTTTTTCCCGCCGACAATCCGAAGATTGCCATGGTTGTTGTGTACAAAGAGCCGAAAAGCTCCATCTACGGCGGTGTAACAGCCGCAAGGACTTTCCGTTCGCTGGCAGAGCAGGTTTCCATGCATCTCGGACTTAAAAGGAGCTATGTATATGAAAGCGTCCCAACTTCTTGA
- the ftsW gene encoding putative lipid II flippase FtsW: MHDLQDNRLKILIITSVLVILGLIFLLSAGSMQAMQLGRQELYFFQKQLISVLVGAFVMYSAYRVPLDTWRKFVPIFYFGTLILLVAVFFYRPINGAHRWVLLPGFSLQPSELAKFTVILYLAHYLEKKEDKLKDFSKGFLPASIMLGMMGALILMEPDFGTTFLLITVLLAMFVIGGASVLHIGGMLGFISPILIAGMMMGYRKARLLNFLDPWQDSHGVGYQLIQSLIAVGSGGLWGKGLGNSTQKLYFLPEAHTDFIYAIIAEETGMWGALGVIVLFILLFYVMIKVAKMHTDKFKRLLTFGLAYCLIIQAILHVGVVGGALPTKGIGLPYMSYGGSSMILALFMTGVLLRSAEEAQRKEA, encoded by the coding sequence ATGCACGATTTACAGGACAACAGACTTAAAATTCTGATAATCACCTCTGTTCTGGTGATTCTGGGGCTGATCTTTCTGCTGTCTGCGGGCAGTATGCAGGCGATGCAGCTTGGCCGTCAGGAGCTGTATTTCTTCCAGAAACAGCTTATCAGTGTCCTTGTGGGTGCTTTCGTAATGTACTCTGCATATAGGGTTCCCCTTGATACATGGAGGAAATTCGTCCCGATATTCTATTTCGGAACGCTGATCCTGCTCGTAGCAGTCTTTTTTTACAGACCCATCAACGGTGCGCACCGGTGGGTTCTTCTGCCCGGATTCAGCCTCCAGCCTTCGGAGCTGGCAAAGTTTACGGTGATACTCTATCTGGCGCACTACCTTGAGAAGAAAGAGGACAAGCTCAAGGACTTTTCAAAAGGATTTTTACCCGCTTCCATCATGCTTGGTATGATGGGCGCTTTGATACTTATGGAGCCTGACTTCGGAACGACCTTCCTGCTGATAACCGTGCTTCTGGCAATGTTCGTCATAGGCGGGGCGAGCGTTCTGCATATCGGCGGCATGCTGGGGTTCATCTCTCCCATACTCATTGCGGGTATGATGATGGGCTACCGCAAGGCGAGGCTTCTTAACTTCCTTGATCCCTGGCAGGACAGCCACGGGGTGGGCTATCAGCTCATCCAGTCGCTCATAGCCGTGGGCAGCGGAGGACTCTGGGGCAAGGGACTTGGCAACTCAACGCAGAAGCTCTATTTCCTGCCTGAGGCGCACACCGACTTCATCTATGCCATCATAGCGGAGGAGACGGGAATGTGGGGCGCACTTGGGGTCATAGTGCTGTTTATCCTGCTGTTCTATGTGATGATAAAAGTTGCGAAGATGCACACTGACAAGTTCAAGCGTCTTCTGACCTTCGGACTTGCATACTGTCTGATAATACAGGCCATTCTCCACGTCGGAGTGGTTGGCGGCGCACTGCCCACAAAGGGTATCGGTCTGCCCTATATGAGCTACGGCGGTTCGAGTATGATACTCGCACTGTTCATGACGGGGGTGCTTCTCAGAAGTGCTGAGGAAGCGCAGAGGAAGGAAGCATGA
- the rsmH gene encoding 16S rRNA (cytosine(1402)-N(4))-methyltransferase RsmH gives MKHVPVMIREVLKYLPVDPDGITLDMTGGGGGHSAAMLKEISAKGRLIVLDRDPDAVVRLKERFAENPNVTVVHSNFSDFDTVLDELGISSVSSILADFGVSLFHLKTAERGFSFRSQGPLDMRMNPADRLTAAEVVNSYSRETLANLIRKYGEDDFAWNIATAIVAARAIKRIETTVQLADIIASAVPRKAQKPGISPATKTFQALRIYVNGELDAIEKMLGKLEKYMDKGGKAVFISFHSLEDRLVKDYFREFEKECVCPPGLPVCTCGKVRTFRQITRKPLTAKEDEIEMNPLSRSAKLRAAERV, from the coding sequence ATGAAGCACGTGCCGGTAATGATAAGGGAGGTGCTCAAGTATCTGCCGGTTGATCCGGACGGAATAACTCTGGATATGACAGGCGGAGGCGGCGGTCACTCGGCGGCCATGCTGAAGGAAATATCGGCGAAGGGACGGCTTATCGTTCTGGACCGTGATCCGGATGCGGTGGTGCGGCTGAAGGAGCGTTTTGCCGAAAATCCCAACGTTACCGTTGTGCACTCCAACTTTTCCGACTTCGACACAGTTCTGGACGAACTGGGCATCAGCAGTGTGTCTTCGATTCTGGCTGACTTCGGCGTGTCGCTGTTCCACCTTAAAACGGCGGAGCGGGGATTCTCCTTCCGCAGTCAGGGACCTCTGGACATGCGGATGAACCCTGCGGACAGACTTACTGCGGCTGAAGTCGTTAACAGCTACTCCCGTGAAACTCTTGCCAACCTTATCAGAAAATACGGCGAAGACGACTTCGCATGGAATATTGCAACCGCCATTGTTGCGGCCAGGGCTATCAAAAGGATAGAAACCACCGTTCAGCTGGCGGATATCATTGCGTCCGCAGTGCCCAGAAAAGCTCAGAAGCCGGGCATCAGCCCTGCGACAAAGACCTTTCAGGCTCTGCGCATATACGTTAACGGAGAGCTGGACGCCATCGAAAAGATGCTGGGCAAGCTCGAAAAATATATGGACAAGGGCGGCAAGGCCGTCTTTATCTCGTTTCACTCCCTTGAGGACAGACTGGTGAAAGACTATTTCAGGGAGTTTGAAAAGGAATGCGTCTGCCCGCCGGGGCTTCCGGTCTGCACATGCGGCAAGGTGCGCACCTTCCGCCAGATCACCAGAAAACCGCTGACGGCAAAAGAGGACGAGATAGAAATGAACCCTCTGTCCCGCAGTGCAAAGCTGAGAGCGGCGGAGAGAGTATAA
- a CDS encoding UDP-N-acetylmuramoyl-tripeptide--D-alanyl-D-alanine ligase — protein sequence MHVTQAINAMGGVLRSAIVTDCEITDFVIDSRKVVEGSCFVAFKGDNTDGNLYAEQALKDGAVLAVLEDEEVFNRMSGNRVLVKSSLDALKTVGAYNLGKFKGVKVAVTGSVGKTTTKELISCVLAAKKKVYTAYGNYNNELGVAICAANLKNRSGFAVFEMGTNSAGEIAALSKYIKPDVAVVTLVGHAHIGRFGDIDGLAAEKLSIIDGMADGATLWVHDSCRRFIGERELSRVNVRYFGTDMMSHVILAEKNRTASGDFYFTAVMRNTPYCFKLNHIYSHFVENSLAAIGIGMSLGLSYTEVMKGIRNFQPADGRGKITEYGEYKIIDDTYNAGFESVMGAMNNLAEIPASQKTAVIGEMGEIEGFEEQLYQKLIKRAQELKGVNFIFVGGGFKDFKEADNIRIVAEKTDAMKKVADVEGGIMLFKASRSRRFEDFINHLQKEKEQRAV from the coding sequence ATGCACGTTACTCAGGCAATTAACGCAATGGGCGGCGTTCTCCGGTCGGCAATTGTAACCGACTGCGAGATAACCGACTTTGTTATCGACAGCAGAAAGGTGGTTGAAGGAAGCTGTTTCGTGGCGTTCAAAGGGGACAACACGGACGGAAATCTCTATGCTGAGCAGGCTCTTAAAGACGGAGCTGTTCTGGCGGTTCTGGAAGACGAAGAGGTCTTCAACAGAATGTCGGGCAACAGGGTGCTTGTTAAAAGCAGTCTGGATGCTCTGAAAACCGTCGGGGCTTACAACCTTGGAAAGTTCAAGGGAGTAAAAGTTGCAGTGACCGGAAGTGTGGGCAAGACCACAACAAAGGAGCTTATCTCCTGTGTGCTTGCGGCCAAAAAGAAGGTCTATACGGCATACGGAAACTACAACAATGAACTGGGAGTTGCCATTTGTGCAGCGAACCTGAAAAACAGAAGCGGCTTTGCCGTTTTTGAGATGGGAACCAACAGTGCGGGCGAGATAGCGGCACTGTCGAAATACATTAAGCCGGACGTTGCCGTGGTGACCCTTGTGGGACATGCCCACATAGGCCGTTTCGGCGACATAGACGGCCTCGCCGCCGAAAAGCTGTCAATAATTGACGGCATGGCGGATGGCGCAACCCTCTGGGTGCACGATTCATGCAGACGCTTCATAGGCGAGCGTGAGCTTTCCAGAGTGAACGTCAGATACTTCGGAACGGACATGATGTCCCATGTGATTCTGGCAGAGAAGAACAGGACGGCAAGCGGCGATTTCTATTTCACCGCCGTAATGCGCAACACGCCCTATTGCTTCAAGCTGAACCACATCTACAGCCATTTTGTGGAAAACAGCCTCGCCGCCATCGGCATAGGCATGAGCCTCGGACTCTCCTACACGGAAGTTATGAAAGGCATAAGAAACTTCCAGCCCGCAGACGGCAGAGGAAAGATAACCGAATACGGTGAATACAAGATTATAGACGATACATACAACGCAGGATTTGAGTCCGTAATGGGCGCAATGAACAATCTGGCCGAAATACCCGCGTCACAGAAAACAGCGGTGATAGGTGAGATGGGCGAGATCGAGGGATTTGAAGAGCAGCTCTATCAGAAGCTGATAAAGCGTGCTCAGGAACTTAAGGGTGTGAATTTCATATTCGTGGGAGGCGGCTTCAAAGATTTTAAAGAAGCCGACAATATCAGGATTGTGGCCGAGAAGACAGATGCCATGAAAAAAGTGGCGGACGTTGAAGGCGGAATAATGCTGTTTAAAGCCAGCCGTTCCCGCAGGTTTGAAGATTTCATAAATCATCTTCAGAAGGAGAAAGAACAGCGTGCTGTATAA
- the mraY gene encoding phospho-N-acetylmuramoyl-pentapeptide-transferase translates to MLYNILVPLSEYLSFLNVFRYITFRTAYAAITALVITLVFGPYVIRKLKEMSFSMKSKGYEPERHKVKEGTPTMGGVMIVGSAAISTLLWADLRNPYIWIVLLLFMGYGLIGFVDDYKKTILKNPNGISPRQKSGGQLFFAVIATFLVLYVDKTGVSTKLAMPFFKNLVINMGYLYCLFAVFIMIGTSNAVNLTDGLDGLAITPSIIAFVTIGFMTYLTGNYKFANYLNIIFVPGAGEVAIFCGAMVGAGLGFLWFNAHPASVFMGDVGSLSIGGALAGVAIIAKHEIALAIVGGIFVMETFSVILQVGYFKMTKGKRLFRMAPIHHHFELAGWSETKITVRFWIISFILALIALSTLKLR, encoded by the coding sequence GTGCTGTATAACATTTTAGTTCCGTTATCGGAATACCTCAGTTTTCTTAACGTATTCAGGTATATCACCTTCCGAACGGCCTATGCCGCAATTACGGCGCTGGTGATAACCCTTGTGTTCGGGCCGTATGTTATACGCAAGCTGAAAGAGATGTCATTCAGCATGAAATCCAAAGGCTACGAGCCTGAGCGTCATAAGGTTAAAGAGGGAACCCCCACAATGGGCGGAGTCATGATAGTCGGTTCAGCCGCAATATCGACCCTGCTCTGGGCGGATCTTCGCAACCCTTATATCTGGATAGTGCTTCTGCTGTTCATGGGCTACGGGCTTATAGGCTTCGTGGATGACTATAAAAAGACGATACTGAAGAACCCAAACGGCATATCTCCACGCCAGAAATCAGGCGGACAGCTTTTCTTTGCGGTGATAGCAACCTTCCTTGTTCTCTATGTTGACAAGACGGGTGTCTCCACAAAGCTTGCAATGCCGTTCTTTAAGAACCTTGTGATAAATATGGGCTACCTCTACTGCCTGTTCGCTGTTTTCATCATGATAGGAACATCCAATGCGGTGAACCTGACCGACGGACTGGACGGACTGGCTATTACGCCCAGTATAATAGCTTTTGTGACAATAGGTTTCATGACCTATCTGACAGGTAACTATAAGTTCGCCAACTACCTGAACATAATCTTTGTTCCGGGAGCGGGCGAAGTGGCCATATTCTGCGGAGCCATGGTCGGTGCGGGGCTGGGATTCCTCTGGTTCAATGCACATCCCGCAAGCGTCTTTATGGGCGATGTGGGTTCGCTGTCAATCGGCGGTGCGCTGGCGGGTGTCGCCATCATCGCAAAACACGAGATTGCGCTGGCCATCGTTGGCGGAATATTCGTAATGGAGACCTTCTCCGTTATCCTTCAGGTGGGATATTTTAAAATGACCAAGGGCAAAAGGCTGTTCAGGATGGCTCCCATACACCATCATTTCGAGCTTGCCGGATGGAGCGAAACCAAGATAACCGTGAGGTTCTGGATCATATCGTTCATTCTGGCACTCATTGCTCTGTCCACGCTGAAACTGAGGTAA
- a CDS encoding division/cell wall cluster transcriptional repressor MraZ, with the protein MAGSFRGQYQHKISDTGRISVPSKFREILKVKYGSDELTLLSMGDHLRLYPSAEWDREEARLESESTDNDEFQEFLRYLYSDMDEVAIDGNGRIQITADVRQRNGIQGDCIVNGFRNHFEIWPAVVWGEKASEERKDELFKKFASKIR; encoded by the coding sequence ATGGCAGGAAGTTTCAGAGGTCAGTACCAACATAAAATCAGCGACACCGGACGTATCTCGGTTCCTTCAAAGTTCCGTGAGATACTTAAGGTCAAATATGGCAGTGACGAGCTTACACTGTTGTCCATGGGAGACCATCTGAGGCTGTACCCTTCTGCCGAATGGGACAGAGAAGAAGCCAGGCTGGAGTCAGAATCCACCGACAATGACGAGTTTCAGGAGTTTCTGAGATACCTTTATTCCGATATGGACGAAGTTGCCATAGACGGAAACGGACGTATCCAGATAACTGCTGATGTCAGACAGCGAAACGGCATACAGGGAGATTGCATCGTGAACGGTTTCAGAAACCATTTCGAAATCTGGCCTGCCGTTGTCTGGGGCGAAAAAGCCTCGGAAGAGAGAAAGGACGAACTGTTTAAAAAGTTCGCCTCAAAGATCAGGTAA
- a CDS encoding UDP-N-acetylmuramoyl-L-alanyl-D-glutamate--2,6-diaminopimelate ligase has translation MKASQLLDGLEIKGFDLDVDFEAEIKDISFDNRDTKKKCPFFAFKGTHFDSHSFAKEAYEVKKAPFVVAERPIEGVPTVVVEDGRQAIALACRNLFLRPDEDMLKVAVTGTNGKTTTTYIIESIMKEAGMKPVRIGTTGVAYAGQTIDLDSTTPSPYEYYKALRAAADAGCNAMVMEVSSHALDQHRVYGTVFDVAAFTNLTGDHLDYHKTMDEYFNAKKRLFTPVYSKVGVINTDHEFGKRLAKESEVDKVTFGLGPKTDIGAEDIWFGLDGIRAKLNCPAGRIEIDSRLVGLHNLENLLAAASACIMLGIDSGHIREGIAKMVNVPGRLEKFKKPNGAFIFVDYAHTDDALINVLSALGNFRENRIITVFGCGGDRDRTKRPRMAKAAERNSDVVIVTSDNPRTEDPKQIFGDILQGFENAENVILTPDRRHAIQQAVAMAQDKDIVLIAGKGHEDYMIIGRDKIHFDDREEVKKCLEAE, from the coding sequence ATGAAAGCGTCCCAACTTCTTGACGGGCTGGAAATTAAGGGATTCGATCTGGATGTGGACTTCGAGGCTGAGATCAAAGATATCAGTTTCGACAACAGAGACACTAAGAAAAAGTGTCCTTTTTTCGCATTCAAAGGTACGCATTTCGATTCACACTCATTCGCAAAAGAGGCGTATGAGGTGAAAAAAGCTCCTTTCGTAGTGGCCGAACGACCCATAGAGGGTGTTCCCACGGTTGTTGTTGAGGACGGCAGACAGGCGATTGCACTGGCCTGCAGAAACCTTTTCTTAAGACCCGATGAAGACATGCTCAAGGTGGCTGTTACCGGAACAAACGGAAAGACCACCACGACATATATAATAGAATCCATAATGAAAGAGGCGGGTATGAAGCCCGTGCGCATCGGCACAACAGGCGTTGCCTATGCGGGACAGACAATTGATCTCGATTCCACCACACCCTCGCCCTATGAATACTACAAGGCGCTGAGGGCGGCGGCGGATGCCGGATGCAACGCAATGGTGATGGAAGTTTCCTCCCATGCGCTTGATCAGCACAGGGTATACGGCACAGTGTTCGATGTTGCCGCCTTCACAAACCTGACAGGCGACCATCTGGACTATCATAAGACAATGGACGAGTACTTCAACGCCAAGAAGAGACTCTTCACACCCGTCTACTCAAAAGTAGGCGTTATAAACACCGACCACGAATTCGGAAAGCGTCTGGCGAAAGAGAGTGAGGTCGATAAGGTGACCTTCGGTCTGGGTCCCAAAACGGACATAGGAGCAGAGGACATCTGGTTCGGACTGGACGGAATAAGAGCAAAACTCAACTGCCCCGCAGGCAGGATAGAGATAGATTCCCGGCTGGTGGGACTGCACAACCTCGAAAACCTTCTGGCGGCTGCTTCGGCCTGCATAATGCTCGGAATAGATTCCGGGCATATAAGGGAAGGAATTGCGAAGATGGTCAACGTTCCCGGCAGGCTGGAGAAATTTAAGAAGCCCAACGGCGCATTCATTTTTGTGGACTATGCCCACACGGATGATGCTCTGATAAACGTTCTTTCTGCTCTGGGCAACTTCAGAGAGAACAGAATAATCACAGTGTTCGGATGCGGCGGCGACCGTGACCGCACAAAGAGACCCAGAATGGCAAAGGCTGCGGAGAGGAACTCCGATGTGGTGATAGTCACCAGCGACAACCCCAGAACCGAAGACCCTAAACAGATATTCGGCGATATTCTTCAGGGGTTTGAGAATGCTGAGAACGTTATACTCACCCCCGACAGACGCCATGCCATACAGCAGGCAGTGGCCATGGCTCAGGACAAGGATATCGTTCTGATAGCCGGAAAAGGTCACGAAGATTACATGATAATCGGCAGAGACAAAATACATTTCGACGACAGGGAAGAGGTTAAAAAGTGTCTGGAGGCGGAATAA